The following are encoded in a window of Rhizophagus irregularis chromosome 4, complete sequence genomic DNA:
- a CDS encoding uncharacterized protein (SECRETED:cutsite_VNA-AP; SECRETED:prob_0.9147); SECRETED:SignalP(1-20) gives MSRIFILAFVLFATLFAVNAAPLALEKRETQFQQCSDFPDVVVLDVNMTPDPPVSNTEETFVIKGTMKTNIIAGDWLAFIFYDLYEQRPIGDTHWFDICTRPGVTCPIKAGKAFSITQKCTTPELPLLYTIGILIGHHELTKPYACSVAKIIGDSESSAVPDF, from the coding sequence ATGAgtcgaatttttattttggcaTTCGTTTTATTTGCTACGCTTTTTGCGGTCAATGCAGCACCACTTGCACTTGAAAAAAGAGAAACTCAATTTCAACAATGTTCCGATTTTCCAGATGTAGTGGTACTCGATGTAAACATGACACCTGATCCTCCCGTTTCTAACACAGAAGAAACGTTTGTTATTAAAGGAACAATGAAAACCAATATTATCGCTGGAGATTGGCTTGCTTTTATATTCTACGATCTTTACGAGCAACGACCCATAGGAGATACCCATTGGTTTGATATTTGTACAAGACCTGGAGTTACTTGTCCGATTAAAGCCGGAAAAGCATTTTCTATAACGCAGAAATGCACTACACCAGAATTGCCTTTATTATACACTATTGGAATTTTAATTGGACATCATGAACTAACAAAACCATACGCCTGTTCAGTTGCTAAGATTATTGGTGATAGTGAATCTTCTGCTGTACCTGACTTTTAG